The DNA region ggggggggggggggggtataATTTTACCAcaaatttaatactaatttcaAATATACCTTTAAAAGATTATCGGTTTCATAAATatcttaaattaataataaaaacataaaattaactctattaaatatgtataaatgtttaacaatcatttataaacatttataactCAATTTCACCATATTAAACCTTAAACAATAATCACTAAACCTTGGACCTAATGATATTGattgaatatattttgaaaagtgGGAACCAATaacttgtaatatttttaaaaattacctcGAAATTTATGTGAAATGATCACAAAGCTATACatataaaaactactaaaacgAACTAGAAAACAATGACATGATGATATTTGCTATAATACACTTTTGTGTCATTTTTCAGGGAGAATTCTATCAGAAATTGATACCAGTTTtgaaatttacttttaaaataggACTATTTTCcataaatattctaaatttgtgataaaaaaaCTGAACTCTGTCGTAAATTATTACTAAATTCTAAACAGTAATCACTTAGTCATAAACccgaatttatgatatttttaattgaatacatttttgaagaaaaatagTATCCAATTTATGGTAGTTCAAgcatttctattttattttattaacttttatgtaaacgttcaaattattttttatttaaagacacataaatcaattaaaattttgattttaaatttattatttatattttctcattttatGGTTTATGTAGAACTCATAACATAAAACAGAGACCTAATTATCTATCTCAAgtaatttatattcttttatgcAGTATGCTACTTTATGACTCGTGAAAATGGTgataaaagtggttagtgtaaaaaataaaaagtggtactatgaaaatagtatttttggcaatttctgaTCTTTTTACTTcagtcaaaagaaaaataacattcTTATTTTATGAAGTATACTACTTTGTTTATTGatgtaataattaatatatttttatttagtgaCGTAATAAACTAATAATCAATATGGAAATCATTACGACATAGAATGAAAACTACacatacagtagaacctctataaattaatattcgataaattaaatctctataaaataataaatttgccAGTCCCAACTTGGACTAGTGTAAAAATgatacaaatcgataaaatataagataataaattttataaaattatgtaaaaatattttaaaatataatattacccattaaaataaatcataaattaataatctatcaatataatttttttataagtacaaaataaatattatattgttggttACAATGAAATAAATCTATTGtcttaatatttcaatatatttgatagtatttagtaaatatatcaaaaatcacataacagttctataaaacataaaattataaaaatagaaaaaagaaaaaaaaaaaaaataaaaaaggaaacttttacaaattaatatctctataaattaataaaattctaaagtccacaatattataatttatagaggttctactgtaccAAGAAATGGACTGAAAATCTAGAAAATGTCTTGACAATTTTgaaatgattattttatttaaaatattatctagTTATATTCTATtcttcaataaataaaaaactgattatattctttattttatatagttttggttatatcaaaaatatttcttcTTATACAGTATGCCGAACGAGACACATGCAGCAAATGCGATATTTTGTGACATGGACGATTGTATAGTTATATCCGTTTATAGAACACTTTTAATTTCGTAAAAGTATCTGTTGGATTTAAATTAAGAGTTTTctgttttgtaaattaaaaCGAGGGTAAAAGTATACTTAACGATGGCAATAACACGATATCGCAGAAGCTGTAAATTGGAACCAAGGTCCTTCCCATTGCTATTATGAAGACCATGACCATAATGAGACACAGGCCCCATCCCCTCGTCAGGACTCCCGGCGGATGCCACATCAGCAAATGGGTCCCTCCTACTGGACTTACTGAAGAGGCTAGTGGTAATAGAGTCAACCATGAGTGTGAACACTGCCGATATCAAGGCGACAAAACCGGTGAAAGGAAACTTGTGCCAGGGGTTATCCTTAAGACAATGAGAAGAGAGCATCTCGAAGGAATCAGGTAGAACATGGATGAAACCAGTGGCGAGTATGATTCCAGAGGCGAAAGATTTGACGATAAGGAAGAGAGATCTCTCAGGTTGGAAAGCTGAAACTGAACGAGCGAATAACGGGAGGCAAACGCCGATAAGGCTGGTGATGAGGATTGTGAAGACTGCTATGAGTTTGAGCTTAAATGCTCTGTTTTTGTCGGTACATGTGTTGTCATACTCGGGTTTGCACTCTTCGTCGGATTGAGAAAGAGCTCGAGGGAAGTGGGAgatggagaggaggaggaagatggtAATGGTGGCAGAGAAGATGACATTAGCTTTAGGCACCATCTTTCTCCTTGTTTATATGGAGGTTATTGAATTTGGAATACGagattgtattttattttatacaagATAAGAAGCTTTTCGCAAACCAAATAAGTGTCGGCATTTCGTACTAATTAGTGTCGACATGTTTTGTTAATGAATCGTTGTTGATGTTGATTTTGATAACGAAATGATCAACTGTGGATATTTGTAAATTACAAGAATTTAGGAATtgattaatgaatttttatttatttttatagttatatttaataaCGGAAGTCCATAACAACAGGTGTAACCAACGGGCTTGTACTAATGGCATTTGAGGGATCATTTCAATACGGCGAATCCGTAGTTCGATTCTCGTTGGCTATCCAAACTAGCAATAAATCGTAAGAATACGTGAAATACTATGGATTTTGTGGAATTAGTCGATTGACCTTGGTCGGATCTCTACGgttataaaaaaacaacaagtgtaatatttaaaaattggatGGATCCACATAAATCAAGATTATGAAAGAAAGATAAAACATGAGTCTTGAGAggtggttttcttttgttttttatgaATCGAAAATAACTTAAGAACTTGATTGGCAGAACATTAGCATAAACATTATGCTCGTTATTATTCAATCaacatttattacaaaaaatatttagaatatcaTTTACACGATGTTTATGCTCTATAAATGCTCTTAGctcaatgctctcatatgaaaTTTTTGGTAAGCATTGgcatttagaatatatataaaattttaaaaataattatatataattaatttaatttaaatttaatttaataatataaaattatatttataaaaaataaaaatattttaaaaataaaaattgagattgaatatttttaacttttttaaaataacaatatttttacatttaaaatataaaataatttatataattacacatatcattattattttcaagaaaaacataacaataacataatatctattatatattataaaataa from Raphanus sativus cultivar WK10039 chromosome 8, ASM80110v3, whole genome shotgun sequence includes:
- the LOC108821066 gene encoding probable zinc transporter 10, yielding MVPKANVIFSATITIFLLLSISHFPRALSQSDEECKPEYDNTCTDKNRAFKLKLIAVFTILITSLIGVCLPLFARSVSAFQPERSLFLIVKSFASGIILATGFIHVLPDSFEMLSSHCLKDNPWHKFPFTGFVALISAVFTLMVDSITTSLFSKSSRRDPFADVASAGSPDEGMGPVSHYGHGLHNSNGKDLGSNLQLLRYRVIAIVLELGIVVHSIVIGLSVGATNNTCTIKGLIAALCFHQMFEGMGLGGCILQAEYRFAKKVVMAFFFAVTTPFGVVLGMALSKTYKENSPDSLITVGLLNASSSGLLIYMALVDLLAADFMGQKMQRSIKLQLKSYAAVLLGAGGMAVLAKWT